The following proteins come from a genomic window of Nocardioides albertanoniae:
- a CDS encoding MFS transporter has translation MSTPPALGMRDFIAALPREGRWLLATVAIQLLGRGMTLPFTIIYLHEVRGFDLGVAGSLMGLIAIVGLIVTGPGGSLIDRYGARPVILGGLVCAIAGDVMLAFATTPVLAGAALCLLGIQAGVSWPAANALVATVVEGDLRQRYYGVNFALINLGIGVGGVIGGLFVDVARPETFTFAFLANAVTFTAPALVLLGPLRHVHGRAARPAADEPHAGASYASILRRPEVVWLVVIGVLLSTLGYGQIESGFPAYARQISEVSTRVVGFAFVANTAVIVLAQFWVMNRVSGRRRTRVLIATAVIWAVAWVVFGATGLMPGSIAAVVGVVAFQGLFFALGETLMQTAFPSLTNDMAPDHLRGRYNAINSASFQTGAIIGPVMAGFLLEHGRSTLFIAAMVVGCVGIAAGALRLERRITPAVNGLRTPLTQEPARQ, from the coding sequence GTGTCGACTCCCCCCGCGCTCGGTATGCGCGACTTCATAGCCGCGCTCCCGCGTGAAGGCCGCTGGCTCCTGGCGACGGTCGCGATCCAGCTCCTGGGTCGCGGCATGACGCTGCCGTTCACGATCATCTATCTGCACGAGGTGCGCGGCTTCGACCTCGGGGTCGCCGGCTCCCTGATGGGCCTGATAGCGATCGTGGGTCTGATCGTGACCGGCCCCGGCGGCTCGTTGATCGATCGCTACGGCGCGCGCCCGGTGATCCTCGGCGGTCTGGTCTGCGCGATCGCGGGCGACGTGATGCTCGCATTCGCCACCACGCCTGTGCTCGCCGGCGCGGCGCTGTGTCTCCTGGGCATCCAGGCCGGGGTCTCCTGGCCGGCTGCCAACGCCCTGGTCGCCACGGTGGTGGAGGGCGACCTGCGGCAGCGCTACTACGGCGTCAACTTCGCCCTGATCAACCTCGGTATCGGGGTCGGCGGCGTCATCGGCGGCCTCTTCGTCGACGTGGCCCGGCCGGAGACCTTCACGTTCGCCTTCCTGGCCAACGCGGTCACCTTCACGGCCCCTGCCCTCGTGCTGCTCGGCCCGTTGCGGCACGTGCACGGCCGAGCCGCGCGTCCGGCCGCCGACGAGCCGCATGCGGGCGCGTCGTACGCCTCGATCCTGCGTCGTCCCGAGGTCGTCTGGCTGGTCGTGATCGGGGTGCTGCTCTCGACCCTCGGCTACGGCCAGATCGAGAGCGGGTTCCCCGCCTACGCGCGCCAGATCTCCGAGGTGTCCACGCGGGTCGTCGGCTTCGCGTTCGTGGCCAACACCGCGGTGATCGTGCTCGCGCAGTTCTGGGTGATGAACCGGGTCAGCGGACGACGGCGTACGCGGGTGCTGATCGCCACCGCGGTGATCTGGGCCGTCGCCTGGGTGGTGTTCGGGGCGACCGGCCTGATGCCGGGCTCGATCGCGGCCGTCGTCGGTGTGGTCGCGTTCCAGGGGCTGTTCTTCGCCCTCGGCGAGACGCTGATGCAGACGGCGTTCCCGTCGCTGACCAACGACATGGCTCCCGACCACCTGCGTGGGCGCTACAACGCGATCAACTCGGCCTCGTTCCAGACCGGGGCGATCATCGGGCCGGTCATGGCGGGGTTCCTGCTCGAGCACGGCCGGTCGACGCTGTTCATCGCGGCGATGGTGGTGGGCTGCGTCGGGATCGCCGCCGGCGCGCTGCGGCTCGAGCGGCGGATCACTCCTGCCGTCAACGGGTTGAGAACCCCGCTGACGCAGGAGCCCGCGCGTCAGTGA
- a CDS encoding acetyl-CoA C-acetyltransferase, with translation MPEAVIVAAARTPIGRANKGSLKDFRPDDLAALITKEAVGKVEGLDPNDIDDLLLGCGLPGGESGNNMGRVVSVLNGWDKVPGATITRYCSSSVQTSRMALHAIKAGEADIIVSAGVETVSRFAKGTSDHLPDTVNHLFDDAQSRTTATAASNEKWHDPREDGLLPDVYIAMGQTAENLATSRGISRQEMDEFGVRSQNLAEKAIADGFWAREITPVTTPDGTVVSADDGPRAGVTLEGISGMKPVFREDGTVTAANCCALNDGAAAVVVMSDAKAAELGAKPLARIVSTGVSGLSPEIMGLGPVEATKNALKYAGMSIGDIDLVEINEAFAAQVIPSYQDLGIDIDRLNINGGAIAVGHPFGMTGARLQNTMLNSLDWHDKTTGLITMCVGGGQGMAMILERI, from the coding sequence ATGCCTGAGGCAGTCATCGTCGCCGCCGCCCGAACCCCGATCGGGCGCGCCAACAAGGGATCTCTGAAGGACTTCCGTCCCGACGACCTCGCCGCCCTCATCACCAAGGAAGCCGTCGGAAAGGTCGAGGGTCTCGACCCCAACGACATCGACGACCTGCTGCTGGGCTGCGGCCTGCCGGGCGGCGAGTCCGGCAACAACATGGGCCGCGTCGTCTCCGTGCTCAACGGCTGGGACAAGGTGCCCGGCGCCACCATCACCCGCTACTGCTCCTCCTCGGTGCAGACCTCGCGGATGGCGCTGCACGCGATCAAGGCCGGCGAGGCCGACATCATCGTCTCGGCCGGCGTCGAGACCGTCTCCCGCTTCGCCAAGGGCACCTCCGACCACCTGCCGGACACCGTCAACCATCTCTTCGACGACGCCCAGTCGCGCACGACCGCGACCGCCGCGTCGAACGAGAAGTGGCACGACCCGCGCGAGGACGGGCTGCTGCCCGACGTCTACATCGCGATGGGCCAGACCGCGGAGAACCTCGCCACCTCGCGCGGGATCTCCCGGCAGGAGATGGACGAGTTCGGCGTACGCTCGCAGAACCTCGCCGAGAAGGCCATCGCCGACGGCTTCTGGGCCCGCGAGATCACCCCGGTCACCACGCCCGACGGCACCGTCGTCTCCGCCGACGACGGCCCCCGCGCCGGCGTCACCCTCGAGGGCATCTCCGGGATGAAGCCGGTCTTCCGCGAGGACGGCACGGTCACCGCCGCCAACTGCTGCGCCCTCAACGACGGCGCCGCCGCCGTGGTCGTGATGTCCGACGCCAAGGCCGCCGAGCTCGGCGCGAAGCCGCTGGCCCGGATCGTGTCCACCGGCGTCTCCGGTCTCTCCCCCGAGATCATGGGCCTCGGCCCGGTCGAGGCGACGAAGAACGCGCTGAAGTACGCCGGCATGTCGATCGGCGACATCGACCTGGTCGAGATCAACGAGGCCTTCGCCGCCCAGGTGATCCCGTCCTACCAGGACCTCGGCATCGACATCGACCGCCTCAACATCAACGGCGGCGCGATCGCCGTCGGTCACCCCTTCGGCATGACCGGCGCGCGCCTGCAGAACACCATGCTCAACAGCCTCGACTGGCACGACAAGACCACCGGTCTGATCACCATGTGCGTCGGCGGCGGCCAGGGCATGGCGATGATCCTCGAGCGCATCTGA
- a CDS encoding single-stranded DNA-binding protein, which produces MNDSTITLRGYVGADPIVRTVGDVSVVNFRMACTPRKLNRKTGEWSDGVTQWFSVSAWRQLGENVGRSLRKGDPVVVQGRLTARTYINKDGLEVNTFEVEATVVGHDLNRGMTSLSRNPRTLAAATAPEPHEEQETDPISDWRAPGADPWEQKPETSGEAEGSPETETSEAA; this is translated from the coding sequence ATGAACGACTCGACCATCACCTTGCGCGGCTACGTCGGCGCCGACCCGATCGTGCGCACCGTCGGCGACGTCTCGGTGGTGAACTTCCGGATGGCCTGCACGCCGCGGAAGCTCAACCGGAAGACGGGGGAGTGGAGCGACGGTGTGACGCAGTGGTTCTCGGTGAGCGCCTGGCGGCAGCTGGGGGAGAACGTCGGCCGCTCGCTGCGCAAGGGCGACCCGGTCGTGGTGCAGGGCCGGCTGACCGCCCGCACCTATATCAACAAGGACGGTCTGGAGGTGAACACCTTCGAGGTCGAGGCGACCGTCGTCGGCCATGATCTCAACCGGGGCATGACCAGCCTCTCCCGCAACCCGCGCACGCTCGCTGCCGCCACCGCGCCCGAGCCCCACGAGGAGCAGGAGACCGATCCGATCTCCGACTGGCGCGCGCCAGGAGCCGACCCGTGGGAGCAGAAGCCGGAGACCTCGGGCGAGGCTGAGGGGTCCCCCGAGACGGAGACCTCGGAGGCGGCCTGA
- a CDS encoding dynamin family protein yields the protein MSEERADDGAEPETPTETQTEAPAQIGAQEAQAEPTAYEAQTAGMLAEKPTSDFEVAKAQVEAEASGGESNRMVTSLVQLHQALTEVTLPLDLPGAEEQRTARQNMVEQLEDYVIPRMMTIDAPLLAVVGGSTGAGKSTLVNSLVGTRVTTPGLLRPTTRSPVLVHHPDDARWFGQDRLLPELERVDHPTNDPDALQLVANESLHAGLAVLDAPDVDSVEEANRVLAAELLAAADLWIFVTSAARYADQVPWEFLQLAANRSTAVAVVLDRTPPDAVQTVAGHLARMLASRGLKDSPLFIVHEGEVSEQGLLPSEHVAEVRSWLDMLADDATARHQVVTQTLDGAVRALTLEVHPIADTAAGQGEAAQRLRTDADMAYDDALKAIMAATADGTLLRGEVLARWQEFVGTGEILKALESRVGMIRDKILGSIKGKPQQAERVTAAVQGGLEMLILEQCESAAEKAEAAWQMSPAGRGVLDAGPSDLGRASRALRPKAERAVRDWQQDVLEMVRGEGQDKRTTAKFLSYGVNGLGVALMVVVFASTGGALVGAEVGIAGGTLLIGQKLLEAVFGDQAVRGLAAKAREALETRIVTLVDEERARYTGQVDALQIDQGAPERLRHAARKVGDARFASQRGHD from the coding sequence ATGAGCGAAGAACGAGCAGACGACGGCGCCGAGCCGGAGACGCCGACCGAGACCCAGACCGAGGCACCGGCACAGATCGGGGCCCAGGAGGCTCAGGCCGAGCCGACCGCCTACGAGGCCCAGACGGCGGGGATGCTCGCCGAGAAGCCGACCTCCGACTTCGAGGTCGCCAAGGCCCAGGTCGAGGCCGAGGCGTCCGGTGGCGAGAGCAACCGGATGGTGACCTCGCTCGTGCAGCTCCACCAGGCGCTGACCGAGGTCACGCTGCCGCTGGATCTGCCCGGTGCGGAGGAGCAGCGCACCGCGCGGCAGAACATGGTCGAGCAGCTCGAGGACTATGTGATCCCGCGGATGATGACCATCGACGCGCCGTTGCTCGCGGTGGTCGGTGGCTCGACCGGTGCCGGGAAGTCGACGCTGGTCAACTCGCTGGTCGGCACCAGGGTGACCACGCCCGGCCTGCTGCGTCCGACGACCCGGTCGCCCGTGCTCGTGCACCACCCCGACGACGCCCGCTGGTTCGGGCAGGACCGGCTGCTGCCCGAGCTGGAGCGGGTCGATCACCCGACGAACGACCCCGACGCGCTGCAGCTCGTGGCCAACGAGTCGCTCCACGCCGGGCTCGCCGTGCTGGACGCTCCCGACGTCGACTCGGTCGAGGAAGCCAACCGGGTGCTGGCCGCCGAGCTGCTCGCCGCGGCCGACCTGTGGATCTTCGTCACCTCGGCCGCGCGCTACGCCGACCAGGTGCCCTGGGAGTTCCTCCAGCTCGCCGCCAACCGCTCCACCGCTGTCGCGGTGGTGCTCGACCGCACCCCGCCCGACGCCGTGCAGACGGTCGCCGGCCATCTGGCCCGGATGCTGGCCTCCCGCGGCCTGAAGGACTCTCCGCTCTTCATCGTCCACGAGGGCGAGGTCTCCGAGCAGGGGCTGCTGCCCTCCGAGCACGTCGCCGAGGTGCGCTCCTGGCTCGACATGCTCGCCGACGACGCCACCGCGCGCCATCAGGTCGTCACCCAGACGCTCGACGGGGCGGTGCGCGCGCTGACCCTCGAGGTGCACCCGATCGCCGACACGGCGGCCGGGCAGGGCGAGGCGGCGCAGCGGCTGCGTACGGATGCCGACATGGCCTACGACGACGCGCTCAAGGCGATCATGGCGGCCACCGCCGACGGCACGCTGCTGCGCGGCGAGGTGCTCGCGCGCTGGCAGGAGTTCGTCGGCACGGGCGAGATCCTCAAGGCGCTGGAGTCGCGGGTCGGCATGATCCGCGACAAGATCCTCGGCTCGATCAAGGGCAAGCCGCAGCAGGCCGAGCGGGTGACCGCCGCGGTCCAGGGTGGCCTGGAGATGCTGATCCTCGAGCAGTGCGAGTCGGCCGCCGAGAAGGCAGAGGCTGCGTGGCAGATGAGCCCGGCCGGACGAGGGGTGCTCGACGCCGGCCCGTCCGACCTCGGCCGCGCCTCGCGCGCGCTGCGGCCCAAGGCCGAGCGTGCGGTGCGCGACTGGCAGCAGGACGTGCTCGAGATGGTGCGCGGGGAGGGTCAGGACAAACGTACGACCGCGAAGTTCCTCTCCTACGGGGTCAACGGCCTCGGTGTCGCGCTGATGGTGGTCGTCTTCGCCTCGACCGGCGGTGCGCTGGTCGGGGCCGAGGTCGGCATCGCGGGCGGCACCCTCCTGATCGGCCAGAAGCTGCTGGAGGCGGTCTTCGGCGACCAGGCCGTGCGCGGGCTCGCGGCCAAGGCACGCGAGGCGCTCGAGACGCGCATCGTGACACTGGTGGACGAGGAGCGTGCGCGCTATACCGGACAGGTCGACGCGTTGCAGATCGACCAGGGTGCGCCGGAGCGTCTGCGGCACGCGGCGCGGAAGGTGGGCGATGCTCGGTTCGCCAGCCAGCGCGGTCATGACTGA
- a CDS encoding MarR family winged helix-turn-helix transcriptional regulator, with protein sequence MDADQQRSWRALMMGMTLLNDRLDADLRARFDISLPEYEILVRLSENSGAMRMAQLADSLAHSRSRITHTITRMQRAELVERRNADEDGRGVVAALTDRGFERLREAAPVHVNGVRDYLIDLVDPTDFAALGRAMNTVSDHLVGDRPGIEMR encoded by the coding sequence TTGGACGCGGACCAGCAGCGCTCCTGGCGTGCGTTGATGATGGGGATGACCCTGCTCAACGACCGCCTCGACGCCGACCTGCGCGCACGCTTCGACATCTCGCTGCCGGAGTACGAGATCCTCGTACGCCTCTCCGAGAACTCCGGCGCCATGCGGATGGCTCAGCTCGCCGACTCGCTGGCCCACTCCCGCTCCCGGATCACCCACACCATCACCCGCATGCAGCGTGCCGAGCTCGTCGAGCGCCGCAACGCTGACGAGGACGGGCGCGGTGTCGTCGCCGCCCTCACCGACCGTGGCTTCGAGCGACTCCGTGAGGCCGCTCCCGTGCACGTCAACGGCGTACGCGACTACCTCATCGACCTCGTCGACCCCACCGACTTCGCCGCCCTCGGCCGCGCGATGAACACCGTCTCCGACCACCTCGTCGGCGACCGCCCCGGCATCGAGATGCGCTGA
- the ettA gene encoding energy-dependent translational throttle protein EttA: protein MADYILSLRNVRKAHGDKVVLDNVTLSFLHGAKIGVVGPNGMGKSSLLKLMAGIDHPNNGDIVRDQDATVGMLQQEPPLTEGKTVLENVEEAVGEIKAKMKRLEDAYMEMGDPDADQDALMAETGDLQTYLDNINAWDIDSKLEQAMDALRCPPGDTLVDNLSGGERRRVALCKLLLQEPDLLLLDEPTNHLDAESVQWLEGHLKSYKGAVLAVTHDRYFLDNVAEWIAEVDRGSIHGYEGNYSTYLESKKERLKVEGLKDAKRARMLEKELEWVRSNAKARQTKSKSRLARYEELAAEADKARKIDTADINIPPGPRLGDVVMEAKSLTKGFEGRTLWNDISFSLPRAGIVGIVGPNGVGKTTLFRMITGSEEPDAGELNVGQTVKISYVDQSRGGIDPNKNVWEVVSDGLDFIKVANFEMNSRAYVASFGFKGPDQQKKAGVLSGGERNRLNLALTLKQGGNMLLLDEPTNDLDVETLSSLEDALLDFPGCAVVTSHDRWFLDRIATHILAWEGTEDNEGEWFWFEGNFESYEANKIERLGQEAARPHRVTHRRLTRD, encoded by the coding sequence ATGGCCGACTACATCCTCTCCCTGCGCAATGTGCGCAAGGCCCACGGCGACAAGGTCGTCCTCGACAACGTCACCCTCTCGTTCCTGCACGGTGCCAAGATCGGCGTCGTCGGTCCGAACGGTATGGGCAAGTCTTCCCTGCTCAAGCTCATGGCGGGGATCGACCACCCCAACAACGGTGACATCGTCCGCGACCAGGACGCGACCGTCGGGATGCTCCAGCAGGAGCCGCCGCTGACGGAGGGCAAGACCGTCCTCGAGAACGTCGAGGAGGCGGTCGGCGAGATCAAGGCGAAGATGAAGCGCCTCGAGGACGCCTACATGGAGATGGGCGACCCCGACGCCGACCAGGACGCCCTGATGGCCGAGACCGGCGACCTGCAGACCTACCTCGACAACATCAACGCGTGGGACATCGACTCCAAGCTGGAGCAGGCGATGGACGCGCTGCGGTGCCCGCCGGGAGACACGCTCGTCGACAACCTCTCCGGTGGTGAGCGCCGCCGCGTCGCGCTGTGCAAGCTCCTGCTGCAGGAGCCCGACCTGCTGCTCCTCGACGAGCCCACCAACCACCTCGACGCCGAGTCGGTGCAGTGGCTGGAGGGTCACCTCAAGTCCTACAAGGGCGCCGTCCTGGCCGTCACCCACGACCGCTACTTCCTCGACAACGTCGCCGAGTGGATCGCCGAGGTCGACCGCGGCTCGATCCACGGCTACGAGGGCAACTACTCCACCTACCTGGAGAGCAAGAAGGAGCGGCTCAAGGTCGAGGGCCTCAAGGACGCCAAGCGGGCCCGGATGCTCGAGAAGGAGCTGGAGTGGGTCCGCTCCAACGCCAAGGCCCGCCAGACCAAGTCGAAGTCGCGTCTGGCCCGCTACGAGGAGCTGGCCGCCGAAGCCGACAAGGCCCGCAAAATCGACACCGCCGACATCAACATCCCGCCGGGTCCGCGCCTGGGCGACGTGGTGATGGAGGCCAAGAGCCTGACCAAGGGCTTCGAGGGCCGCACCCTGTGGAACGACATCTCCTTCTCCCTCCCGCGCGCCGGCATCGTCGGCATCGTCGGCCCCAACGGTGTCGGCAAGACCACGCTGTTCCGGATGATCACCGGCTCCGAGGAGCCGGACGCGGGTGAGCTCAACGTCGGCCAGACGGTGAAGATCTCCTACGTCGACCAGAGCCGCGGCGGCATCGACCCCAACAAGAACGTCTGGGAGGTCGTCTCCGACGGCCTCGACTTCATCAAGGTCGCCAACTTCGAGATGAACTCGCGGGCCTACGTCGCCTCGTTCGGCTTCAAGGGTCCCGACCAGCAGAAGAAGGCCGGCGTGCTCTCCGGTGGTGAGCGCAACCGCCTCAACCTCGCGCTCACCCTGAAGCAGGGCGGCAACATGCTGCTGCTCGACGAGCCGACCAACGACCTCGACGTCGAGACGCTCTCGTCGCTCGAAGACGCCCTGCTCGACTTTCCGGGCTGCGCCGTGGTCACCTCCCACGACCGGTGGTTCCTCGACCGCATCGCCACCCACATCCTCGCCTGGGAGGGCACCGAGGACAACGAGGGCGAGTGGTTCTGGTTCGAGGGCAACTTCGAGTCCTACGAGGCCAACAAGATCGAGCGCCTCGGCCAGGAAGCCGCCCGCCCGCACCGCGTCACCCACCGTCGCCTCACCCGCGACTGA
- a CDS encoding DUF389 domain-containing protein, with the protein MSAVLEIRISSPAALTGQVIDLLTADDAVSELSVRRNASIRPEGDVVVAAVAREATNDVVEGLRRLGLPEEGSVHIQPVPAWISSRGLAAERIAPGSGADTVVWADVTQRAYEDAETNWTFLSLISLATMLAGIAIILDSQILVIGAMVIGPEFGAIAALGVALVRGRFGLLGQSLRTLLAGFAVGIAMTTVAALVARGLGWISVADVTAERPDTAFIYTPDKWSFIVALIAAAAGVLALTSARVGNLSGVFISVTTIPAAANVALGLAFGLGEEIWGSTLQLVLNVAGMALAGWITLVVQQVVWQRISERRARMARRLRKR; encoded by the coding sequence ATGTCGGCCGTGCTCGAAATCCGGATCTCCTCGCCCGCCGCACTGACCGGTCAGGTCATCGACCTGCTCACCGCCGATGACGCCGTCAGCGAGCTCTCCGTGCGTCGCAACGCCTCGATCCGCCCCGAAGGAGACGTGGTCGTCGCCGCCGTCGCCCGTGAGGCCACCAACGACGTCGTCGAGGGGCTCCGCCGGCTCGGACTACCCGAAGAGGGCAGCGTGCACATCCAGCCGGTGCCGGCCTGGATCTCCAGCCGTGGTCTGGCCGCCGAACGGATCGCACCGGGCAGCGGCGCCGACACGGTCGTCTGGGCGGACGTGACCCAGCGGGCCTACGAGGACGCCGAGACCAACTGGACGTTTCTGAGCCTGATCAGCCTGGCCACGATGCTGGCAGGCATCGCGATCATCCTCGACTCCCAGATCCTGGTGATCGGGGCGATGGTGATCGGGCCGGAGTTCGGCGCCATCGCCGCGCTCGGGGTCGCCCTGGTGCGCGGCCGCTTCGGGCTGCTCGGTCAGTCGCTGCGTACGTTGCTGGCCGGCTTCGCCGTCGGCATCGCGATGACCACCGTTGCCGCCCTCGTCGCGCGCGGGCTCGGATGGATCTCGGTCGCAGACGTCACCGCGGAGCGGCCGGACACCGCCTTCATCTACACCCCCGACAAGTGGTCCTTCATCGTCGCGCTGATCGCAGCCGCGGCGGGTGTGCTCGCGCTGACCTCGGCCCGCGTCGGCAACCTGTCGGGGGTGTTCATCTCCGTCACGACCATCCCCGCGGCAGCCAACGTGGCGCTCGGCCTCGCGTTCGGGCTCGGCGAAGAGATCTGGGGCAGCACGCTGCAGCTGGTGCTCAACGTCGCCGGGATGGCGCTGGCAGGGTGGATCACCCTGGTCGTGCAGCAGGTCGTGTGGCAGCGGATCTCCGAGCGTCGGGCTCGCATGGCTCGTCGGCTCCGGAAACGCTGA
- a CDS encoding YfjP family GTPase, which translates to MSGLLEGAKNLVSRGGDLGERLDGLTAATDAATGRLDDEIVDEARGVVNKAQGRLKLSADHTVVGVAGATGSGKSSTFNALTGLELSAVGVRRPTTSWATACVWGSEGAQELLEWLGIPERHQTTRDSMLDTRRETHELDGVVLLDLPDHDSTEVSHHLEVDRLVELADMLVWVLDPQKYADAAIHDRYLQPLRTHSEIMVVVLNHIDRVPEERRESMLGDVRRLLDQDGLRNVPVIPVSAKLGWGVPQLKTEIAQRAAAKRANKSRLSADIKTAAVKLAKASGDAKPRSLAKPRVEALEDAISEAAGVPTVVDAVERSVRTRARGATGWPLVSWVSRLKPDPLKRLHLALGEEATQLAGRARTSLPQTTAVERARVDTEVRTLADEAGAGLATPWREAIRRASVARMGDLADRLDASVGGVDLNAERLPLWTGLVRVLQWILIAIAAVGLVWSLALVLSGPAVGEATPSVAGVELPYVLLIGGVGLGLVLWCVCHLMVISTARRRARAADSRLRAAVSEVSRELVVDPIETELAAYTSLRHGVAKALR; encoded by the coding sequence TTGAGCGGCCTGCTCGAAGGTGCAAAGAACCTGGTCAGCCGAGGCGGAGACCTCGGCGAGCGACTGGACGGACTGACCGCTGCGACCGACGCGGCGACCGGGCGTCTCGACGACGAGATCGTCGACGAGGCCCGCGGCGTCGTCAACAAGGCGCAGGGGCGCCTGAAGCTCTCCGCCGACCACACGGTCGTCGGGGTCGCGGGTGCGACCGGGTCCGGCAAGTCGTCGACGTTCAACGCGCTGACCGGGCTGGAGCTCTCCGCTGTCGGGGTGCGCCGGCCGACCACCTCCTGGGCGACCGCCTGCGTGTGGGGCTCCGAGGGCGCGCAGGAGCTGCTCGAGTGGCTGGGCATCCCCGAGCGGCACCAGACCACCCGCGACTCGATGCTCGACACCCGCCGCGAGACCCACGAGCTCGACGGCGTGGTGCTGCTCGACCTGCCCGACCACGACTCCACCGAGGTCTCTCACCACCTCGAGGTCGACCGTCTCGTCGAGCTGGCCGACATGCTGGTCTGGGTGCTCGACCCGCAGAAGTACGCCGATGCGGCCATCCACGACCGTTACCTGCAGCCGCTGCGTACGCACTCGGAGATCATGGTCGTGGTGCTCAACCACATCGACCGTGTGCCCGAGGAGCGTCGTGAGTCGATGCTGGGCGACGTACGCCGCCTGCTCGATCAGGACGGGCTGCGCAACGTGCCGGTGATCCCGGTCTCCGCCAAGCTCGGCTGGGGTGTTCCGCAGCTCAAGACCGAGATCGCCCAGCGGGCGGCGGCGAAGCGGGCCAACAAGTCGCGCCTCTCCGCCGACATCAAGACCGCTGCCGTCAAGCTCGCCAAGGCCTCCGGCGACGCCAAGCCGCGTTCCCTGGCCAAGCCGCGGGTCGAGGCGCTCGAAGACGCCATCTCCGAGGCTGCCGGGGTGCCGACGGTGGTCGACGCGGTCGAGAGATCCGTACGCACCCGAGCCCGCGGCGCGACCGGCTGGCCTCTGGTCTCCTGGGTCTCCCGACTGAAGCCCGACCCGCTGAAGCGGCTGCACCTGGCGCTGGGCGAGGAAGCGACCCAGCTGGCCGGGCGTGCCCGCACCTCGCTGCCACAGACCACCGCCGTCGAGCGGGCGCGGGTCGACACCGAGGTCCGTACGCTTGCCGACGAGGCCGGAGCCGGCCTCGCCACCCCGTGGCGGGAGGCGATCCGGCGGGCATCGGTCGCTCGGATGGGCGATCTCGCCGACAGGCTCGACGCCTCCGTCGGCGGCGTCGACCTCAACGCCGAGCGGCTGCCGCTGTGGACGGGGCTGGTGCGCGTGCTCCAGTGGATACTGATCGCGATCGCCGCCGTCGGGCTGGTGTGGTCGCTCGCGCTGGTGCTCTCCGGGCCGGCGGTCGGCGAGGCGACGCCGTCGGTCGCGGGGGTCGAGCTCCCGTACGTGCTGCTCATCGGAGGTGTCGGACTCGGCCTGGTGCTGTGGTGCGTGTGCCATCTGATGGTGATCAGCACCGCTCGGCGCCGTGCGCGGGCGGCAGACTCGCGGCTGCGCGCGGCGGTCTCCGAGGTCTCCCGCGAGCTCGTCGTCGACCCGATCGAGACGGAGCTGGCGGCCTACACCTCGCTGCGTCACGGCGTGGCCAAGGCGCTGCGCTGA
- a CDS encoding acyl-CoA thioesterase, with translation MRHLYECPMRWADLDMLGHVNNVVYVDYLQEARVDMLRTHARSPQTQGLAEGVVVVSHQVTYVAPLLFDFKPVYVESWVTEIRAASFTMAYEIFREAPDGSRTVFVRASTVLAPYVFATESPRRLRPEEKTNLEPYLEPYAPGASPKPLAFGEPKRIEDGHFPLHVRFSDVDAYGHVNNVKYFEYFQESRVALMQRLRSRHDLESWSAVVVAQTDVVYQAPVLARSEPYDVWSQVSRLGTKSMTIESEIADGDQRLARGRVTLVFYDLEAGKAIEPSPQVRAAVESIV, from the coding sequence GTGCGTCACCTCTACGAATGCCCCATGCGCTGGGCCGACCTCGACATGCTCGGTCACGTCAACAACGTCGTCTACGTCGACTACCTCCAGGAGGCGCGCGTCGACATGCTGCGCACCCATGCCCGGAGCCCGCAGACCCAGGGGCTCGCGGAGGGTGTGGTGGTGGTCAGCCACCAGGTCACGTACGTCGCCCCCTTGCTCTTCGACTTCAAGCCGGTCTACGTCGAGTCGTGGGTGACCGAGATCCGGGCGGCGAGCTTCACGATGGCCTACGAGATCTTCCGGGAGGCGCCCGACGGCAGCCGCACGGTGTTCGTGCGGGCCAGCACGGTCCTGGCGCCGTACGTCTTCGCCACCGAGTCGCCGCGGCGGCTCAGGCCCGAGGAGAAGACCAACCTGGAGCCCTACCTCGAGCCGTACGCCCCGGGGGCCTCGCCGAAGCCGCTCGCCTTCGGTGAGCCCAAGCGGATCGAGGACGGTCACTTCCCGCTCCACGTGCGCTTCTCCGACGTCGACGCCTACGGTCACGTGAACAACGTGAAGTACTTCGAATACTTCCAGGAGTCCCGCGTCGCGCTGATGCAGCGGCTCCGCTCGCGCCACGACCTCGAGAGCTGGTCGGCCGTCGTCGTCGCCCAGACCGACGTCGTCTATCAGGCACCCGTGCTCGCCCGCTCGGAGCCCTACGACGTGTGGAGCCAGGTCTCCCGGCTCGGCACCAAGTCGATGACGATCGAGTCCGAGATCGCCGACGGCGACCAGCGGCTCGCGCGCGGGCGGGTCACGCTGGTCTTCTACGACCTCGAGGCAGGCAAGGCGATCGAGCCCAGCCCGCAGGTGCGGGCGGCCGTGGAGAGCATCGTCTAG